Proteins encoded in a region of the Campylobacter geochelonis genome:
- a CDS encoding OmpA family protein: MKKFLLALSLCASTALLATDADYNWEFTPTIGGILPEGNTDMKDSFSYGLRIAKNLENAWIDQVELGYDRSSKMKLKVEGDEPSLNSYFINAVKDIYSFTDNLKLYGLVGAGYLDFSEDDLSSGFGQYGLGLKYYITDNFATKLEARDAITFDHGDHFLFYSLGFAVDFGKRNVDIAAPVVATAIGDEDMDGVADNLDKCPGTPAGVVVDENGCEKVIRLNLDVNFAFDSAKITPDYMKKIETVSDFLLEHKDYSVILEGHTDSVGAAAYNQKLSEKRAVSVKNALADLGVANERITTVGMGETQPIADNATKQGRAENRRVDAKFRK, encoded by the coding sequence ATGAAAAAATTTTTACTTGCACTTAGTTTATGTGCATCAACAGCTTTATTAGCTACAGACGCGGATTACAACTGGGAGTTTACTCCAACAATCGGAGGAATTTTACCAGAGGGTAATACAGATATGAAAGACTCTTTTAGTTATGGTTTAAGAATAGCTAAAAACCTAGAGAATGCTTGGATAGATCAAGTTGAGCTAGGTTATGATAGATCAAGCAAGATGAAATTGAAAGTTGAAGGCGATGAGCCAAGCTTGAATTCATATTTTATCAATGCTGTTAAAGATATCTATAGTTTCACAGACAACTTAAAACTATATGGTTTGGTTGGTGCTGGTTATTTGGATTTCTCTGAAGATGATTTAAGCAGTGGTTTTGGTCAATACGGTTTAGGACTTAAATACTATATAACTGATAATTTTGCTACAAAATTAGAAGCTAGAGATGCTATAACATTTGATCATGGCGATCATTTCTTATTCTATAGCTTAGGTTTTGCCGTTGATTTTGGTAAGAGAAATGTAGATATAGCCGCTCCAGTTGTAGCAACTGCAATAGGCGATGAAGATATGGATGGTGTTGCTGATAATCTTGATAAATGCCCAGGCACTCCAGCTGGCGTGGTTGTAGATGAAAATGGATGTGAAAAAGTTATAAGATTAAATCTTGATGTAAATTTTGCATTTGATAGCGCAAAAATCACTCCAGATTATATGAAAAAGATTGAAACAGTATCTGATTTCTTGCTTGAGCATAAAGACTACAGCGTTATCTTAGAGGGACATACTGATAGCGTTGGTGCTGCAGCTTATAATCAAAAACTATCTGAAAAAAGAGCAGTTAGTGTTAAAAATGCTCTAGCTGATTTAGGCGTAGCAAATGAGAGAATCACTACAGTTGGAATGGGCGAGACTCAACCAATAGCTGATAATGCTACAAAACAAGGTCGTGCTGAAAACAGAAGAGTTGACGCTAAATTTAGAAAATAA
- a CDS encoding TPM domain-containing protein, producing MKRYIMGAIFSTLFLFTHINAQSIVLENDSILLDKTISEMQIIGDELYQKTGVALEVAAVKSLNGLTLKEKAEQLSKNLKQPYAFILLAVDEQKVDIFTNGDVEFDKEAVLSPYPSSGSIIPIIVSVKKGSDPYNPALFNGYADVAERIAKSKNIELENAVGNTNRIVLDVIRVFVYGSIVLVILSGLYYKRLRKKNANKQQ from the coding sequence TTGAAAAGATATATCATGGGTGCTATTTTTAGCACCCTTTTTTTATTTACGCACATTAATGCACAAAGCATAGTTTTAGAAAATGACTCTATTTTACTTGATAAAACAATCTCAGAAATGCAAATCATAGGAGATGAACTATATCAAAAAACTGGCGTTGCTTTAGAAGTTGCCGCAGTTAAGAGCCTAAACGGACTTACACTTAAAGAAAAAGCTGAACAACTTAGTAAAAATTTAAAACAACCATACGCTTTTATACTTTTAGCAGTAGATGAGCAAAAAGTTGATATTTTTACAAATGGCGATGTTGAGTTTGATAAAGAGGCAGTTTTAAGCCCATATCCAAGCAGTGGAAGCATCATACCCATTATCGTTTCGGTTAAAAAAGGAAGCGATCCTTACAACCCAGCTTTGTTTAACGGATATGCAGATGTGGCTGAACGCATAGCAAAAAGCAAAAACATCGAGTTAGAAAACGCAGTTGGCAACACCAACAGAATCGTTCTTGATGTGATAAGAGTGTTTGTTTATGGTTCGATAGTTTTAGTTATACTTAGCGGATTATATTATAAAAGGTTGAGAAAGAAAAATGCAAACAAACAGCAGTAA
- the rplM gene encoding 50S ribosomal protein L13, producing the protein MTKITKPNEVKRDWVVIDATGKTFGRMLTEVAVLLRGKHKPCYTPNVDCGDYVIIINASKATYTGLNKGEDKLYHRHSGYFGSVKSEKFSDLLAKNPVKLYKLAVRGMLPKTKLGKEMIKKLKVYEGGEHPHTAQITKEGK; encoded by the coding sequence ATGACAAAAATTACTAAACCTAACGAAGTAAAGCGTGATTGGGTTGTAATAGACGCAACAGGCAAAACTTTTGGTAGAATGCTTACAGAAGTTGCTGTTTTATTAAGAGGAAAGCATAAACCATGCTACACTCCAAATGTTGATTGTGGCGATTATGTTATCATTATAAACGCTTCAAAAGCCACTTATACAGGATTAAACAAAGGCGAAGATAAACTTTATCACAGACACTCAGGATATTTTGGAAGCGTAAAAAGTGAGAAATTCTCAGATTTGCTAGCTAAAAATCCAGTAAAGCTATATAAATTAGCAGTTAGAGGCATGCTTCCTAAGACAAAGCTTGGTAAAGAGATGATTAAGAAGCTTAAAGTTTACGAAGGTGGCGAACACCCACACACAGCACAAATAACTAAAGAAGGAAAATAA
- a CDS encoding DUF4006 family protein: MENNNRSVFSIHGVTGMLIATVLLIAILVGLTIWGIKAQQQVADKPYTLDNLTSVPMKTDVKTANDVMVIKK, encoded by the coding sequence ATGGAAAACAATAATAGAAGTGTATTTAGTATACATGGAGTTACAGGTATGCTTATAGCTACTGTTTTACTTATTGCTATACTAGTTGGCTTGACTATCTGGGGTATTAAAGCACAACAGCAAGTTGCAGATAAGCCATATACTTTAGATAACCTTACTAGCGTGCCTATGAAAACAGATGTTAAGACCGCTAATGATGTTATGGTTATAAAGAAATAA
- the rpsI gene encoding 30S ribosomal protein S9 has product MPTVYATGKRKTAVAKVWVKPGSGKITVNGMDLNSWLGGHEAIKLKVVQPLLATKQETSMDITAATLGGGYSAQAEALRHGISKALAAMDADFRAALKPKGLLTRDSRVVERKKFGRRKARRSPQFSKR; this is encoded by the coding sequence ATGCCTACAGTTTATGCAACAGGAAAAAGAAAAACAGCAGTAGCTAAAGTTTGGGTAAAACCAGGAAGTGGTAAAATCACGGTTAATGGTATGGATTTAAACTCATGGTTAGGCGGACACGAAGCAATTAAACTAAAAGTTGTTCAACCTTTACTTGCTACTAAACAAGAGACATCTATGGACATCACAGCTGCGACTTTAGGTGGCGGATACAGCGCACAAGCAGAAGCACTAAGACATGGTATTTCAAAAGCTTTAGCTGCTATGGATGCTGACTTTAGAGCTGCTTTAAAACCAAAAGGACTATTAACTAGAGATAGTCGTGTAGTCGAGAGAAAGAAATTTGGACGCAGAAAAGCAAGAAGAAGCCCTCAGTTCTCAAAAAGATAA
- the ccoO gene encoding cytochrome-c oxidase, cbb3-type subunit II yields MFSWLEKNPFFFAVFLFIVIAYAGIVEILPDFADSARPIEGKKPYSVLQLSGRHVYISDSCNACHSQLIRPFKSETDRYGAYSKSGEFAYDRPFLWGSKRTGPDLMRVGNYRTTDWHENHMKDPVSVVPGSIMPAYTHMFKKNADIETAYAEALTVKKAFNVPYDKEGMPKLGTWDESKAQVMAEAKVIVDQMKDQDVKDAFARGEIRQIVAIIAYLNSLK; encoded by the coding sequence ATGTTTAGTTGGTTAGAAAAAAATCCATTCTTTTTTGCGGTGTTTTTATTTATAGTAATTGCTTATGCTGGTATCGTTGAAATCTTACCTGATTTTGCCGATAGCGCTAGACCGATTGAGGGTAAAAAACCGTATAGTGTGTTGCAACTTTCAGGTAGACATGTCTATATCAGCGATAGCTGTAATGCGTGTCACTCACAGTTAATTAGACCATTCAAATCAGAAACTGATAGATATGGTGCTTATTCAAAAAGTGGCGAATTTGCTTATGATAGACCATTTTTATGGGGTTCAAAAAGAACAGGTCCAGATCTTATGCGTGTAGGAAACTACAGAACTACAGATTGGCATGAAAATCACATGAAAGATCCTGTATCTGTTGTACCAGGAAGCATTATGCCTGCATATACTCATATGTTTAAGAAAAATGCAGACATAGAAACAGCTTATGCAGAAGCATTAACTGTTAAAAAAGCCTTCAACGTTCCTTATGATAAAGAGGGTATGCCAAAGCTTGGAACTTGGGATGAATCTAAAGCTCAAGTTATGGCAGAAGCTAAGGTTATTGTAGATCAAATGAAAGATCAAGATGTTAAAGATGCGTTTGCTAGAGGTGAAATTAGACAGATTGTCGCTATCATCGCATACTTAAACAGCTTGAAATAA
- a CDS encoding HAD family hydrolase, with the protein MKKTILFDLDGTLIDSTESILDGFRTAFKQQNEIYPDDEKIKSFIGYPLEIMFSKLGVKDELVDEFVKAYKSRYKSTFLDATTLLPSAKEAVKEAYEFADLGVVTTKTSKYSVVLLEDLGILQYFSAVIGRDDVSNAKPHPEPILKALSVMKKSFEHSYMVGDTKLDAICATKAGINSVCVTCGYGKKNELEQHCKNIFKTPLEAVNFIKNL; encoded by the coding sequence TTGAAAAAAACTATACTTTTTGACCTAGATGGTACACTTATCGACTCAACAGAGTCAATCTTGGATGGCTTTAGAACGGCTTTTAAACAACAAAACGAAATTTATCCAGATGATGAAAAGATAAAATCCTTTATCGGCTATCCACTTGAAATAATGTTTAGCAAGCTTGGCGTTAAAGATGAGCTTGTAGATGAATTTGTTAAAGCTTATAAAAGCAGATATAAAAGCACATTTTTAGATGCCACAACTCTTTTGCCTAGCGCAAAAGAAGCAGTAAAAGAGGCATATGAATTTGCTGATTTAGGCGTTGTAACTACTAAAACATCAAAATATTCTGTTGTTTTGCTAGAAGATTTGGGAATTTTGCAATATTTTAGTGCTGTTATTGGTAGAGATGATGTTAGTAATGCAAAACCGCACCCAGAACCTATTTTAAAGGCACTTAGCGTTATGAAAAAAAGCTTTGAGCATTCATATATGGTTGGCGATACTAAGTTAGATGCGATTTGCGCTACAAAAGCAGGCATAAATAGTGTTTGCGTAACTTGTGGATATGGTAAAAAAAACGAGCTTGAGCAACACTGCAAAAATATCTTTAAAACACCGCTTGAGGCTGTAAACTTTATAAAAAATTTATAA
- a CDS encoding cytochrome c oxidase, cbb3-type, CcoQ subunit encodes MSIETMRELQAYGYFILIVSLSIGLYAYYYHLYKSEKTGRRNYEKYGKLALDDSLEDEVLESVPSQDNDNTKKEFRK; translated from the coding sequence ATGAGTATAGAAACTATGAGAGAGTTACAAGCTTACGGCTACTTTATTTTGATAGTATCTTTATCTATAGGGCTTTATGCCTACTACTATCATTTATATAAGTCAGAAAAAACTGGTCGTAGAAATTACGAGAAGTATGGCAAACTAGCTCTTGATGACAGCTTGGAAGATGAAGTTTTAGAGTCTGTACCTTCTCAAGATAATGATAATACCAAAAAGGAATTTAGAAAATGA
- a CDS encoding FixH family protein, whose amino-acid sequence MQTNSSKKTFWPYGILLSIGAIVVACVATVIFSLDYPVHMDSFYLESYDKVDRNYNEIQKSQAKFESKFDVALLPKDINLNKKSEADIKIVSKTAENLPNLTSEILLTRPETNEFDKKLDAKFENGVLKTQEFSVTKKGRWQLLVKLSDGDSTAFYKFELLAI is encoded by the coding sequence ATGCAAACAAACAGCAGTAAAAAGACATTTTGGCCTTATGGAATACTTCTTTCTATAGGAGCTATCGTTGTAGCATGTGTGGCGACTGTTATCTTTTCGCTTGATTATCCAGTTCATATGGACAGCTTTTATCTTGAAAGTTACGATAAAGTAGATAGAAACTACAACGAAATTCAAAAATCACAGGCTAAATTTGAGTCTAAATTTGACGTAGCTTTACTTCCAAAAGATATAAATTTAAACAAAAAGTCTGAAGCAGACATAAAAATAGTTTCAAAAACAGCAGAAAATTTGCCAAATTTAACTAGTGAAATTCTACTAACTAGACCAGAAACAAATGAATTTGATAAAAAACTAGATGCTAAATTTGAAAATGGCGTGTTAAAAACGCAAGAATTTAGTGTGACTAAAAAAGGCAGATGGCAACTTTTGGTTAAGTTAAGCGATGGGGATTCAACAGCATTTTACAAATTTGAACTCTTAGCGATATGA
- a CDS encoding c-type cytochrome gives MKWFNLQDNINMLTILSAIALLVLTFVIVGLYMKKMKEKRTSSESEMSGESYDGIGEYKNSLPVGWALSYIALIVWALYYFLVGYPLNSYSQVGEYNDEVKAYNAKFESKFANPDQQTLHAMGEGIYLVQCSQCHGITGNGIDGKAANLEIWGSEAGILDAIVKGSKGMNYPLGEMPADMVDTNSAKAIAAFVAKEISAIKTTANESLVEEGRAQWGVCAACHGDDGKGMDGQAPDLTKYGSLNFVVDVLAKGKHGLIGEMPAFNDGRLTDVQKRAVGEYVISLSKNR, from the coding sequence ATGAAATGGTTTAATTTACAAGATAACATAAACATGCTCACCATCTTGAGCGCTATTGCTCTACTTGTTCTTACCTTCGTTATTGTCGGCTTATATATGAAGAAGATGAAGGAGAAAAGAACTAGTAGCGAGTCGGAGATGTCTGGTGAAAGCTATGATGGTATAGGTGAATATAAAAACTCACTACCAGTTGGTTGGGCTTTATCATATATAGCTTTGATAGTATGGGCTTTATACTACTTTTTAGTTGGCTATCCTTTAAATTCATACTCACAAGTTGGCGAGTATAATGATGAGGTAAAAGCATATAATGCTAAATTTGAGTCTAAATTTGCAAACCCAGATCAACAAACCCTACATGCTATGGGCGAGGGAATTTACCTTGTTCAATGTTCTCAATGCCATGGCATAACAGGAAATGGTATAGATGGAAAAGCTGCAAATTTAGAGATTTGGGGTAGTGAAGCTGGAATACTTGATGCTATTGTAAAAGGTTCAAAAGGTATGAACTATCCACTAGGCGAAATGCCGGCTGATATGGTAGATACAAATAGCGCAAAAGCTATAGCTGCATTTGTCGCTAAAGAAATTTCTGCTATAAAAACTACAGCAAATGAAAGCTTAGTTGAAGAAGGACGCGCTCAATGGGGTGTTTGTGCAGCGTGTCATGGCGATGATGGTAAAGGAATGGACGGACAAGCTCCAGATCTTACTAAATACGGCTCACTAAATTTTGTTGTAGATGTTTTAGCTAAAGGTAAACACGGTTTAATAGGTGAAATGCCTGCATTTAATGATGGAAGATTAACAGATGTTCAAAAACGTGCAGTTGGCGAATATGTCATATCTTTATCTAAAAACAGATAG
- a CDS encoding RecB-like helicase, with protein MQNFLALKASAGSGKTFALSARFVALILSGVKANQIMALTFTNKAANEMKDKIITLFLEFEKEPYKLNELCKMLNLSPNEVIKKRDELQDEFLKENLKISTFDAFFSSILRSFALNFGINSNFAVESDKEIKNLTKKKFIDEISKEKGLLNELASYILSAQNSQDDFFNTLENIYENIGKLGILEACLLPSDDNILDIMSNLAKFATQKDGSDTAVKSFLANRAQEVLEKSFLSKDTLNYKTYSKIYEPVLDVMFDELKEALREYCVDFEKYKLSKLSKILEIYKDARRDISRNLNVLTFSDIAKFVHTLLVEKQNSQMLYFRLDARINHLLIDEFQDTNITQYEILKPLIDEILAGYGQNGLGSFFYVGDTKQSIYKFRGAKKELFDKLMADYKQINLQQLNTNYRSDALIVEFVNELFDGKIKDYTPQNPSSKNAGFIKVLNSDESVAKSAAKEAHELIKSGAQSSDITILCWKNKDIDEIKQELLTLDINASGEGANLLFNTPFVRAVIEYAKFCLTGEQIYRLNTQNLVKKDVSKLQIDFRKTTTQTVLYLIKKLDINLANADITNFIELSKKYTNIIDLVFSDDDTLSASKDGDGVKLMTVHKSKGLQFPHLIVCDKFGSSNTDRSKIVYEYDVSANKWEIALKQKYRENVDENYANFLKKSKELNKEEDLNKLYVALTRAEHSLIIVKNKEADEGKESFFNQIVLKKDVKEPLLDIKEQEKGEFIPYNTKNSVKKNKPKTITLAQIPPQENSTKDDSQELDLGSVNFGLALHYTLESLDKFDKNSLQTALIKSKNKFAKSLDKNAFIQIEKRVNLLLESAEFSQILAGKEIYKELPFKINGALKQLDVLLVGKNEICVVDYKSSVKFIEENKEQVLSYKEALGAIYQDKIIKAYIIYLLEDEIKILKV; from the coding sequence GTGCAAAACTTTTTAGCCCTAAAAGCAAGCGCTGGAAGTGGAAAAACCTTTGCGCTTAGTGCTAGATTTGTAGCTTTGATTTTAAGTGGCGTAAAAGCAAATCAAATCATGGCATTAACCTTTACAAACAAGGCTGCAAACGAGATGAAAGATAAAATCATAACCTTGTTTTTAGAGTTTGAAAAAGAGCCATATAAGCTAAATGAGCTTTGCAAAATGCTAAATTTAAGCCCAAACGAAGTGATAAAAAAACGTGATGAGCTACAAGATGAGTTTTTAAAAGAAAATCTAAAAATTTCAACCTTTGATGCGTTTTTCTCATCGATTTTAAGAAGCTTTGCTCTAAATTTTGGGATTAATTCAAATTTTGCTGTCGAGTCAGATAAAGAGATAAAAAATCTTACAAAGAAGAAATTCATAGATGAAATTTCTAAAGAAAAAGGGCTTTTAAACGAGCTTGCAAGCTATATTTTATCAGCACAAAACAGTCAAGATGATTTTTTTAACACCCTAGAAAATATCTATGAAAACATAGGAAAACTTGGAATTTTAGAAGCTTGCTTGCTTCCAAGCGATGATAATATTCTTGATATTATGTCAAATTTAGCTAAATTTGCAACCCAAAAAGATGGCTCAGATACTGCCGTTAAGTCATTTTTAGCAAATAGAGCTCAAGAAGTTTTAGAAAAATCATTTTTATCAAAAGATACGCTTAATTACAAAACTTACTCTAAAATTTATGAGCCAGTGCTAGATGTGATGTTCGATGAGCTAAAAGAGGCTTTAAGGGAGTATTGTGTTGATTTTGAAAAGTATAAACTATCAAAGCTTAGTAAAATTTTAGAAATTTATAAAGATGCAAGACGCGATATTAGCAGAAATTTAAATGTTTTAACCTTTAGCGATATAGCCAAATTTGTTCACACGCTTTTAGTTGAAAAACAAAACTCGCAAATGCTCTATTTTCGCCTTGATGCTAGGATAAACCACCTTTTAATTGATGAGTTTCAAGACACAAACATAACTCAGTATGAAATCCTAAAACCGCTAATTGATGAAATTCTTGCAGGATATGGACAAAATGGGCTTGGAAGCTTCTTTTATGTGGGCGATACAAAACAAAGTATATATAAATTTAGAGGGGCAAAAAAGGAGCTTTTTGATAAGTTGATGGCTGATTATAAGCAGATTAATTTACAACAACTAAACACCAACTACCGAAGCGATGCTTTGATAGTTGAGTTTGTAAACGAGCTTTTTGATGGTAAAATCAAAGACTACACCCCGCAAAATCCAAGCTCAAAAAATGCTGGTTTTATCAAGGTTTTAAACAGCGATGAAAGTGTGGCAAAAAGTGCTGCAAAAGAGGCGCATGAGCTTATAAAAAGTGGCGCGCAAAGTTCAGATATAACCATACTTTGCTGGAAAAACAAAGATATAGATGAGATAAAACAAGAGCTTTTAACGCTAGATATAAACGCAAGTGGCGAGGGAGCGAACCTGCTTTTTAATACGCCATTTGTAAGAGCTGTGATAGAGTATGCTAAATTTTGTTTAACAGGAGAGCAAATTTATAGGCTAAATACTCAAAATTTAGTAAAAAAAGATGTCTCAAAACTTCAAATCGATTTTAGAAAAACTACAACCCAAACCGTGCTTTATCTTATAAAAAAGCTAGATATAAATTTAGCAAACGCCGATATAACAAATTTTATCGAACTTAGTAAAAAGTATACAAACATCATAGATTTAGTTTTTAGCGATGATGATACGCTAAGCGCGAGCAAGGATGGTGATGGAGTGAAGCTAATGACTGTGCATAAGTCAAAAGGGCTGCAGTTTCCTCATCTTATCGTGTGTGATAAATTTGGCTCATCAAACACCGATAGAAGCAAAATAGTTTATGAATACGACGTATCAGCGAACAAATGGGAAATCGCGCTTAAGCAAAAATACAGAGAAAATGTCGATGAAAACTACGCAAATTTTCTTAAGAAGTCAAAAGAGCTAAACAAAGAAGAGGATTTAAACAAGCTTTATGTCGCGCTTACTAGGGCAGAACACAGCCTAATAATAGTAAAAAACAAAGAAGCAGATGAGGGCAAAGAGAGCTTTTTTAATCAAATAGTGTTAAAAAAAGATGTCAAAGAGCCTCTTTTAGATATAAAAGAGCAAGAAAAGGGAGAGTTTATCCCATACAACACAAAAAATAGCGTTAAGAAAAATAAGCCAAAAACCATAACTTTAGCTCAAATTCCACCTCAAGAAAATAGCACAAAAGATGATAGTCAAGAGCTTGATTTAGGCAGTGTAAATTTTGGTTTAGCGCTTCACTATACACTCGAGAGTTTGGATAAATTTGATAAAAACTCGCTTCAAACCGCCTTGATAAAAAGCAAAAACAAATTTGCAAAATCGCTTGATAAAAATGCCTTTATCCAGATAGAAAAAAGAGTAAATTTGTTATTAGAGAGTGCTGAATTTAGCCAAATTTTAGCCGGTAAAGAAATTTATAAAGAGCTTCCATTTAAGATAAATGGGGCGTTAAAGCAACTTGATGTTTTGCTTGTCGGAAAGAACGAAATTTGCGTGGTTGATTATAAAAGTAGCGTAAAATTTATAGAAGAAAACAAAGAGCAAGTTTTAAGCTACAAAGAGGCTTTGGGCGCGATTTATCAAGATAAAATTATTAAAGCTTATATTATTTATTTGCTTGAAGATGAAATAAAAATTCTAAAAGTTTAA
- a CDS encoding PD-(D/E)XK nuclease family protein, with the protein MEKFDNEILPKTTTINAFFKECVYQPNLVECDEINRILFMQKAVVKTKNLQVSLNFPSEFFAFLKNKEYLFSFFKELAISKKDINSLQTSDTYAQYDEHLSILDELLSNYKFELKNAGFYDDITIVDEYKINENFIKDNDEITIYIDGILSEFELEILSCIKTLTTLKLIFKTTKFNHKFIKNISNLKLKQGKEYCLNLSTNEVESEQDLSLKSEIFVRGLASQSMQCAYIFEKISTFINSGIKAQNIAVILPDEGFSELLKLYDFNNMLNFAMGTPFTKTLFYEIFSKVVLNLKEDKALNLEQDYINKAKNYDKDTLFLNSVNFDKQLYEKLKINFYKEAKFDEFKVLVDEILQLSNEPKIAKILENPLYEIEIFMQNSTLSFSQIYEIFLMLISGLSVEHVGGGKVSVMGILESRGMKFDGVIIPNFNDELVPKRSVNELFLNSKVREKAGLISYLERENLQRTYYKNAILSAQKVAICYDNSDEKLHSRFLSEFEYKKDNEYSDEDYLNLFKSGGSQLNLDDDKLVFEHDFFASSMSFSRLDTYLKCPRKYAYAYILKLSPAKPLDEDEKAKNLGSALHKSLYLTYKKDINFSLKNFENALLSVKNEFGLNDLDICMALLNFKKFANLMSEFEAAGWVFKDGELKVNSKFCDIDIHGYLDRLDFNGTEYKIIDYKLSGGDKNSLQLPFYQALLDKNCQSCYLNLTTMQLVSPAKTTRDLQSVIEDLKNISNTQITFERTTKTGICNFCPYTLICKRSVQCKTF; encoded by the coding sequence TTGGAAAAATTTGATAACGAAATTTTACCAAAAACAACTACTATAAACGCCTTTTTTAAAGAGTGCGTGTATCAACCAAATTTAGTAGAATGCGATGAGATAAATAGAATTTTATTTATGCAAAAAGCAGTTGTAAAGACTAAAAATTTACAAGTTAGTCTAAATTTTCCAAGCGAATTTTTTGCATTTTTAAAAAACAAAGAGTATCTTTTCTCATTTTTCAAAGAGCTTGCTATATCTAAAAAAGATATAAACTCACTTCAAACAAGCGACACATACGCGCAATACGATGAGCATTTAAGCATACTTGATGAGCTTTTAAGTAACTATAAATTTGAGCTAAAAAATGCTGGTTTTTACGATGATATAACGATAGTTGATGAGTATAAGATAAATGAAAATTTTATAAAAGATAACGATGAAATAACTATCTATATAGATGGAATTTTAAGCGAATTTGAACTAGAAATTTTATCTTGCATAAAGACTCTAACCACGCTAAAACTTATCTTTAAAACAACAAAATTTAACCATAAATTTATAAAAAACATATCAAATTTAAAGCTTAAGCAAGGCAAAGAATACTGTTTAAATTTAAGCACAAACGAAGTAGAAAGCGAACAAGACTTAAGCTTAAAAAGTGAAATTTTTGTAAGAGGACTAGCATCTCAAAGTATGCAATGTGCTTATATTTTTGAAAAAATTTCAACATTTATAAATAGCGGCATAAAGGCTCAAAATATAGCTGTGATTTTGCCAGATGAGGGATTTAGCGAGCTTTTAAAGCTGTATGATTTTAACAATATGCTAAATTTCGCTATGGGAACGCCATTTACTAAAACTCTTTTTTATGAAATATTTTCAAAAGTAGTACTAAATTTAAAAGAAGATAAAGCTCTAAATTTAGAGCAAGATTATATAAACAAGGCTAAAAATTACGATAAAGACACTCTTTTTTTAAATTCAGTAAATTTTGACAAACAGCTTTATGAGAAGTTAAAAATAAATTTTTATAAAGAGGCAAAATTCGATGAGTTTAAAGTGTTAGTTGATGAAATTTTACAACTATCAAACGAGCCAAAAATTGCAAAAATCCTAGAAAATCCACTCTATGAGATAGAAATTTTTATGCAAAACTCTACTTTGAGTTTTAGCCAAATTTATGAGATATTTTTAATGTTAATAAGCGGCTTAAGCGTAGAGCATGTAGGTGGTGGAAAAGTAAGCGTTATGGGGATTTTAGAATCGCGTGGTATGAAATTTGATGGAGTTATCATACCAAATTTTAACGATGAGCTTGTTCCAAAACGCTCTGTAAATGAGCTGTTTTTAAACTCAAAAGTTAGAGAAAAAGCGGGTCTTATAAGCTATTTAGAAAGAGAAAATTTACAACGGACTTATTATAAAAATGCCATTTTATCGGCACAAAAAGTCGCCATTTGTTATGATAATAGCGATGAGAAATTGCATTCAAGATTTTTAAGCGAGTTTGAATATAAAAAAGATAATGAGTATAGCGATGAGGATTATCTAAATTTGTTTAAAAGCGGTGGCTCGCAGTTAAATTTAGATGATGACAAACTTGTGTTCGAGCATGATTTTTTCGCATCTTCTATGTCATTTTCTAGACTAGATACCTACTTAAAATGTCCAAGAAAATATGCCTATGCGTATATTTTAAAACTTAGTCCAGCAAAGCCATTAGATGAAGATGAAAAGGCTAAAAACTTAGGCTCAGCGCTTCATAAAAGTCTTTATTTAACTTATAAAAAAGATATAAATTTCAGCCTTAAAAACTTTGAAAACGCCTTGCTTAGCGTGAAAAACGAGTTTGGCTTAAACGACTTAGATATCTGCATGGCATTGTTAAATTTTAAAAAATTTGCAAATTTGATGAGCGAGTTTGAAGCTGCTGGTTGGGTTTTTAAAGATGGCGAGCTTAAAGTAAACTCTAAATTTTGTGACATTGACATACATGGCTATCTTGATAGACTCGATTTTAATGGCACGGAGTATAAAATTATCGATTATAAACTAAGCGGTGGCGATAAAAACTCATTGCAACTACCGTTTTACCAAGCGCTTTTAGATAAAAACTGCCAAAGCTGCTATTTGAATTTAACGACAATGCAACTAGTAAGTCCAGCAAAAACAACAAGAGATTTACAAAGTGTTATAGAAGACTTAAAAAACATTTCAAACACGCAAATTACGTTTGAAAGAACCACAAAAACTGGGATTTGCAACTTTTGTCCATACACTTTGATCTGTAAAAGGAGCGTGCAGTGCAAAACTTTTTAG